The sequence below is a genomic window from Anaerolineae bacterium.
GCACCGCCGCCCAATCCTCGGCAGGCAATACCTTGCCTTCGAGCAGCGGCGCGTCGGCCAGGGTCAACCGGCGGATGAGTTCCCCATGGCTGCCGCTTTCCACCACCACCAGGGTGTGCTCCAGAGCACGCAGGCGGCGCACCACCACCCCCTCCAGCGTCTCCTCATCCACGCCATAAATCGCCTTCCCCAACCGGCGGCGAATCTCGGTTTCCACCGCGCGAATCATGGCCAGGGCCTGCGCCTCATCGTCGGCCTTGGCGGTGATGCGCACATCCACCTGCGCCGGATGGGCCGCCAACCCCACGGTGGGGTTTCGCCCCCGCTCCAGGTCGGCGATGCGTTCGTCGATGACCGACTCCGAGATGCCCGCCGTGTGGAGCACCCGCGCACGGATGACGCCCCGCAACCCAAAACGCTCTCGCAGGTAAGGCAGCACCTGACGGTCGAAAATGGTTTCCATCTCCCGGGGGACACCGGGCAGGGAAATGACCACCCCCTGGTCGGTCTCCACGGCAAACGAGGGGGCCGTCCCCACCTCATTGGGCAGCACCCGCGCGCCCTGGGGGATATACGCCTGCCGCTTGTTGTTTTCGCTTGGGATGCGGCCATAGCGGCCATAGCGGGCCACCAGAGCATCCCACAAATCCTGTTGGAAGACCAGCGAGCGCCCCGCGGCCTGGGCCACCGCCTCCCGGGTGGGGTCGTCCACAGTAGGCCCCAAGCCGCCGGTGGTGATGACGATATCGGCGCGCGCCAACGCCTCTCGAATGGCTTCGGCGATGCGCTGCACATTGTCGCCCACCGTGATCATCCGGTAAAGGTTTATCCCGGCGTCGCGCAGCCGTCGGGCCAGAAAACGCGCGTTGGTGTCCACGATTTCCCCCAACAAAAGTTCTGTGCCAATGGTGATCACTTCGGCTGTGGGCATGGCCACTCCTTGAAAAGATGAAAGCCCGGGCAAACCCGCCAGGCTCGCCCGGGCGGCGGCTCCTCACACCACATTGTATTCTCGAATTAGGCGGTCCTCCTCAAAGCGGGCCAGGTCCAGGCTGGAAACATCCACCGTTTTGGCCTCGCCATCCAGCAGGATTTCGCTCATCAGCAGGCCGGCCACCGGCCCATGCATAAACCCATGGCCGGAGAATCCGGCGCACACATAGAACCCTTCTACCGGAGTCGCACCGAAGATGGGATGGGCATCAGGGGTCACCTCGTAAAGCCCGGCCACGCGACTGGCCACCCCGGCCCGCTCCAGCAGGGGAAGCCGCGCCATGGCCGCTTCCATGTGCACTAACTCCCACTCCCGATCCACGGACTGGTCAAAACTCGGTTTCTCGTTCGGGTTGGACATACCCGTCAGCAACCCGCGCCCCTCAGGATGGAAGTACAGCGACTGGGCGAAATCAATGACGAAGGGGAAATCCGGGGGGATGTCCAGAGGCGTGGTCGTCAGCCACTGCC
It includes:
- a CDS encoding CinA family nicotinamide mononucleotide deamidase-related protein encodes the protein MPTAEVITIGTELLLGEIVDTNARFLARRLRDAGINLYRMITVGDNVQRIAEAIREALARADIVITTGGLGPTVDDPTREAVAQAAGRSLVFQQDLWDALVARYGRYGRIPSENNKRQAYIPQGARVLPNEVGTAPSFAVETDQGVVISLPGVPREMETIFDRQVLPYLRERFGLRGVIRARVLHTAGISESVIDERIADLERGRNPTVGLAAHPAQVDVRITAKADDEAQALAMIRAVETEIRRRLGKAIYGVDEETLEGVVVRRLRALEHTLVVVESGSHGELIRRLTLADAPLLEGKVLPAEDWAAVLRTLEGLYRTQKATLALGILLTPDRDMHRLWLKGLTSQGEREGEKVFPGPPGLAPQWAAAVALDFLRRMLTPDDQA